In a genomic window of Pseudomonas putida:
- a CDS encoding COG4705 family protein, with amino-acid sequence MNKLPQITLAFWVMKICATTLGETAGDLLSMTLNVGYAVSSLILISVFVLTLVTQLMSKTYKPMLYWIVILSTSTAGTTMSDFMDRTLELGYATGSMILIAILLGIFAAWRLSGDSLNVSKVQTFRGEMFYWMAILFSNTLGTALGDYLADDSGLGFAGGALLIGSTIAVVVLLKYFTKISTVVLFWVAFVLTRPFGATLGDLMTKPHEKGGLDFGTIGSSAVLAGILLVMIVGASMAQKRFGKQPVAELS; translated from the coding sequence ATGAATAAACTTCCTCAAATCACCCTGGCGTTCTGGGTGATGAAAATCTGCGCGACGACCCTGGGGGAAACCGCCGGCGACTTGCTGTCGATGACGCTTAATGTCGGTTATGCCGTCAGCTCGCTGATTCTGATCAGCGTGTTTGTGCTGACCCTGGTCACGCAACTGATGTCCAAGACCTACAAACCGATGCTGTACTGGATCGTGATCCTGTCGACCAGCACCGCCGGTACCACCATGTCCGACTTCATGGACCGCACCCTCGAACTGGGCTATGCCACGGGGTCGATGATCCTGATTGCGATTTTGCTGGGCATCTTTGCGGCCTGGCGCCTGAGCGGCGATTCGCTGAACGTGAGCAAGGTCCAGACGTTCCGCGGCGAGATGTTCTACTGGATGGCGATTCTGTTCTCCAACACCCTGGGCACGGCGTTGGGCGATTATCTGGCCGATGATTCCGGCCTTGGCTTCGCCGGCGGCGCGCTGTTGATCGGCTCGACCATCGCGGTGGTGGTGCTGCTCAAATACTTCACGAAGATTTCGACAGTGGTGCTTTTCTGGGTGGCGTTCGTGCTCACCCGACCGTTCGGTGCGACCCTGGGCGACTTGATGACCAAGCCCCATGAAAAGGGTGGCCTGGATTTCGGCACCATCGGTTCGTCGGCGGTGTTGGCGGGGATTCTGCTGGTGATGATCGTGGGGGCGTCGATGGCGCAGAAGCGCTTCGGGAAACAGCCGGTTGCCGAGTTGTCCTGA
- a CDS encoding flavin reductase family protein has product MPDDIHFYEPANGHGLPHDPFNAIVGPRPIGWISSQDAEGRLNLAPYSFFNAFNYIPPIIGFSSIGRKDSLNNIEQTGEFAWNLATRPLAEQMNQSCANVGPEVDEFELSGLTPVASKIISVPRVAETPVSFECKVTQIIQLQRADGNVVPSWLILGEVVAVHIAKWLLKDGVYDTAAAEPILRGGGPADYFQLGPEALFKMYRPGAKK; this is encoded by the coding sequence ATGCCCGACGACATCCACTTCTACGAACCCGCCAACGGCCACGGCCTGCCGCACGATCCGTTCAATGCGATCGTCGGCCCGCGTCCCATTGGCTGGATCTCCTCGCAGGATGCCGAGGGCCGCCTGAACCTGGCGCCCTACAGTTTCTTCAACGCCTTCAACTACATTCCGCCGATCATTGGTTTTTCCAGCATCGGGCGCAAAGACAGCCTGAACAACATCGAACAGACCGGCGAATTCGCCTGGAACCTGGCGACCCGGCCTTTGGCCGAGCAGATGAACCAGAGCTGCGCCAACGTGGGTCCGGAAGTCGACGAGTTCGAGCTGTCGGGACTGACCCCGGTGGCCTCGAAAATCATCTCGGTGCCACGGGTGGCCGAAACCCCGGTGTCCTTCGAGTGCAAGGTCACGCAGATCATTCAGTTGCAGCGCGCGGACGGGAACGTGGTGCCGAGCTGGCTGATTCTCGGCGAGGTGGTCGCCGTGCATATCGCCAAATGGCTGTTGAAGGACGGGGTCTACGACACCGCCGCGGCAGAACCGATTCTGCGCGGCGGCGGGCCGGCGGATTACTTTCAGCTGGGGCCTGAGGCGTTATTCAAGATGTATCGCCCGGGGGCGAAGAAGTAG
- a CDS encoding putative quinol monooxygenase encodes MSKQIPVSHMAFVRARAGRSQELGVRLSALIEPSRAAAGCLSFALQHSQGDPDLWLVSGFWVNQKAMTAYFSTPAMEVFAELVQDLVVNSLDFHTFKEVSEAQALRQSGAAVHKLAG; translated from the coding sequence ATGTCGAAGCAGATCCCCGTCAGTCATATGGCTTTTGTCCGCGCACGCGCCGGGCGTTCGCAAGAGCTGGGTGTGCGCCTGAGCGCACTGATCGAACCGTCCCGCGCGGCAGCGGGTTGCCTGAGTTTTGCCTTGCAGCATTCCCAGGGTGATCCGGACCTGTGGCTGGTGTCCGGTTTCTGGGTCAATCAAAAGGCCATGACCGCCTATTTCAGCACCCCGGCCATGGAGGTGTTTGCCGAGCTGGTGCAGGACCTGGTGGTCAACAGCCTGGATTTCCATACTTTCAAGGAGGTTTCGGAGGCGCAGGCCTTGCGTCAGTCCGGTGCGGCGGTACACAAACTGGCCGGTTGA
- a CDS encoding AraC family transcriptional regulator: protein MTSFDRFQLPSDADMEKQRAELAAIIRRNTAEDGSYATAVDSLFMSRHSQNHEFAPVLAQPALCIMAQGRKEVRLADEYFNYDPLNYLVVSVSMPLSGRVVNVTAEEPILAVRLDIDPAEITALIADAGPMGVPARPTGRGLYVEHLDSAMLDAVLRLARLLDAPKDIAMLAPLIRREILYRLLRSPQGHRLYEIAIANSQSHRISQAIKWLNGNFEQPLRIDDLAKEVNLSVSTLHHRFKAMTAMSPLQYQKQLRLQEARRLMLAEGLEASAAGYRVGYESPSQFSREYSRLFGAPPLRDLARLRLSV from the coding sequence ATGACGTCATTCGATCGTTTTCAACTCCCTTCTGATGCCGACATGGAAAAGCAGCGCGCGGAACTGGCGGCGATCATCCGGCGCAACACCGCCGAAGATGGCAGTTATGCCACTGCCGTCGATTCACTGTTCATGTCGCGCCACAGCCAGAACCACGAGTTCGCCCCAGTGCTCGCGCAACCGGCGCTGTGCATCATGGCCCAGGGGCGCAAGGAAGTGCGGCTGGCGGACGAGTACTTCAATTACGACCCGCTCAATTACCTGGTGGTGTCGGTGTCGATGCCGCTCAGCGGGCGCGTGGTCAATGTGACGGCCGAAGAGCCGATTCTGGCCGTGCGCCTGGACATCGACCCGGCGGAAATCACCGCGCTGATCGCCGATGCCGGCCCCATGGGCGTGCCTGCCCGGCCCACCGGTCGCGGGTTGTATGTGGAGCACCTGGACAGCGCGATGCTCGACGCGGTGCTGCGCCTGGCGCGACTGCTCGATGCCCCGAAAGACATCGCCATGCTCGCGCCGCTGATTCGCCGGGAAATCCTCTATCGACTGCTGCGCAGCCCCCAGGGCCATCGGCTGTATGAAATCGCCATCGCCAACAGCCAGAGCCATCGCATCAGCCAGGCGATCAAATGGCTCAACGGCAACTTTGAGCAGCCGTTGCGCATCGATGATCTGGCCAAAGAAGTGAACCTGAGCGTGTCGACCCTGCACCACCGCTTCAAGGCGATGACGGCGATGAGTCCGTTGCAATATCAGAAGCAGTTGCGCCTGCAGGAAGCCCGGCGGCTGATGCTGGCCGAAGGGCTGGAAGCTTCGGCGGCGGGGTATCGGGTGGGCTACGAAAGCCCTTCGCAATTCAGCCGGGAGTACAGCCGGCTGTTCGGCGCGCCGCCGTTGCGGGATTTGGCGCGGTTGCGGTTGTCGGTCTAG
- a CDS encoding ABC transporter ATP-binding protein: protein MSGLILENVEKHYGSACAVKDVNLHLPEGKLVCFLGPSGCGKTTLLRMIAGLESLTGGEIRLDGEDIGHTPAHLRNFGMVFQSLALFPHMTVGENIAYPLKLRGVSKADQQARVVELLELIQLKPMIDRPVAKLSGGQRQRVAIARAIANHPKILLLDEPLSALDAKLRESMQVEIRQLQQRLNITTIMVTHDQREAMTMADIVVVLGEHRVQQVGTPIEIYRHPANEFVADFIGSGNIFPATALGDGKVSLPGGDALQVPICSSIVVGEKVKMLIRPEDLQLSPAQASAGNRLLGKVTFVRDIGATIETTVECSGVTFTALSTPNQDVGLRVGHPVSVTLPAEACRVLGA from the coding sequence ATGTCTGGTCTGATTCTGGAAAACGTCGAGAAACACTACGGCTCGGCCTGCGCGGTAAAGGATGTGAACCTGCATTTGCCCGAGGGCAAGCTGGTGTGTTTCCTCGGCCCTTCGGGGTGTGGCAAGACCACTCTGCTGCGCATGATCGCGGGGCTTGAGTCCCTGACCGGCGGCGAGATTCGCCTGGACGGTGAGGACATTGGCCATACGCCTGCGCATCTGCGCAATTTCGGCATGGTGTTCCAGTCCCTGGCGCTGTTCCCGCACATGACCGTGGGGGAGAACATCGCTTATCCGCTGAAGCTGCGCGGGGTCAGCAAGGCTGACCAGCAGGCGCGGGTGGTGGAGTTGCTGGAGCTGATTCAGCTCAAGCCGATGATCGATCGCCCGGTGGCCAAGCTGTCCGGTGGTCAACGCCAGCGCGTGGCAATCGCCCGGGCGATTGCCAACCACCCGAAAATCCTGTTGCTCGATGAACCGCTGTCGGCGCTGGACGCCAAACTGCGCGAATCGATGCAAGTGGAAATCCGCCAGCTGCAACAACGCCTGAACATCACCACCATCATGGTCACCCACGATCAGCGCGAGGCCATGACCATGGCCGATATCGTGGTCGTGCTGGGTGAACATCGGGTGCAACAGGTGGGCACGCCGATCGAGATCTATCGGCATCCGGCCAACGAATTCGTGGCCGACTTCATCGGCTCCGGCAACATCTTCCCGGCCACGGCGCTGGGCGATGGCAAGGTCAGCCTGCCCGGTGGCGACGCGCTGCAAGTGCCAATCTGCAGCAGCATCGTGGTCGGTGAGAAGGTGAAGATGCTGATTCGTCCGGAAGACCTGCAACTGTCGCCGGCACAGGCCTCGGCGGGTAATCGGCTGCTGGGCAAGGTGACGTTCGTGCGGGACATCGGCGCGACCATCGAGACCACGGTGGAGTGTTCCGGGGTGACGTTCACGGCGCTGAGCACGCCGAATCAGGATGTGGGGTTGCGGGTTGGGCATCCGGTGTCGGTGACCTTGCCGGCGGAGGCTTGCCGCGTTCTTGGTGCCTGA
- a CDS encoding ABC transporter permease, translating into MSTLIKKRQSLLPGETGKFAGTLSGFILLLAVLPILTMIVMSFSGSSNLDFPPSSYSLQWYKAAWHTFVSPDASDVLSLGQAMTTSLMVSCLTMIFATLIAVPAAYALTRCEFRGKAVALQLMSLPLVFPMVVLGLALLLVFDSLPFHMTTSRLVIAHVILALPFVVKNCTAAMLSIGSEVEEAAQMLGASPLRAIVDVVVPLMKSGILAGMLLAFIVSFNEFTVTYFLYTIDVMTVPIWMYSRTVSSLDPTVFSFAVLIVLIDFVLIWALEKLVGEGGVSF; encoded by the coding sequence ATGAGTACCCTGATCAAAAAGCGCCAGTCACTGCTGCCAGGTGAGACCGGCAAGTTCGCCGGGACCCTCTCGGGTTTCATCCTGCTGCTGGCGGTACTGCCGATCCTGACGATGATCGTCATGTCGTTCAGCGGTTCGTCGAACCTCGACTTCCCGCCCAGCAGCTACAGCCTGCAGTGGTACAAGGCTGCCTGGCACACCTTCGTTTCGCCGGACGCCAGCGATGTGCTGAGTCTCGGCCAGGCCATGACCACCAGCCTGATGGTGTCGTGCCTGACCATGATTTTCGCCACGCTGATCGCGGTGCCGGCGGCCTATGCGCTGACTCGTTGCGAGTTCCGTGGCAAGGCCGTGGCGCTGCAACTGATGTCGCTGCCACTGGTGTTCCCGATGGTGGTACTGGGCCTGGCCTTGCTGCTGGTGTTCGACAGCCTGCCGTTCCACATGACCACCTCGCGGCTGGTGATTGCCCACGTGATCCTCGCGTTGCCATTCGTGGTGAAGAACTGCACGGCGGCCATGCTTTCCATTGGCAGCGAAGTGGAAGAAGCCGCGCAAATGCTCGGCGCCTCGCCACTGCGGGCGATTGTCGACGTGGTGGTGCCGTTGATGAAGTCGGGGATTCTGGCGGGCATGCTGCTGGCATTCATCGTTTCGTTCAACGAATTCACCGTGACCTATTTCCTCTACACCATCGACGTGATGACCGTGCCGATCTGGATGTACAGCCGCACCGTGTCTTCGCTCGACCCCACCGTATTCTCGTTTGCCGTGCTGATCGTGCTGATCGACTTCGTGCTCATTTGGGCGCTGGAAAAGTTGGTCGGTGAAGGCGGCGTTTCGTTCTGA
- a CDS encoding ABC transporter permease: MEHQPLTHPVSAAPVRADRGISPTARAWFFLTPSMLFLGVLIAASLLVLRMSVGTKGAEWSGFSLASYAQLLEPYYLKSLILTLRLALISAVIAVVLAIPVAYTMSRLTSPFVRRIFLAAVLLPLLVNLLLQSYGWLVILGPGGMLNQTLMGLGLIKRPIMLLYNQNGVLMGLVQTAFPLAVLPIASAMRGVARSYEEAAATLGASRFQVFRQVVLPMSLPGIITGATLVFAYNASSFVVPLLLGGRRVPMLAVMVHDQIAPLMNWPAASAAGVVLIVTTLAIMTLSEYITGRRRRMLEASQ; this comes from the coding sequence ATGGAACACCAACCTCTGACCCATCCGGTGAGTGCCGCCCCCGTGCGCGCCGATCGCGGTATTTCGCCGACGGCCCGTGCCTGGTTTTTCCTCACGCCGTCGATGCTGTTTCTGGGCGTGCTGATCGCCGCCAGCCTGCTGGTTCTGCGCATGAGCGTGGGCACCAAGGGCGCGGAATGGTCCGGGTTCAGCCTGGCCAGCTATGCCCAACTGCTGGAACCCTATTACCTCAAATCCCTGATTCTGACCCTGCGCCTGGCGCTGATCAGTGCAGTGATTGCCGTGGTGCTGGCGATCCCGGTGGCCTACACCATGTCGCGCCTGACCTCGCCCTTTGTGCGACGCATATTCCTCGCCGCGGTGCTATTGCCGTTGCTGGTCAACCTGCTGCTGCAGAGCTATGGCTGGCTGGTGATTCTGGGACCGGGCGGAATGCTCAACCAGACGCTGATGGGCCTGGGCCTGATCAAGCGTCCGATCATGCTGCTGTACAACCAGAACGGCGTGTTGATGGGCCTGGTACAGACCGCTTTCCCGCTGGCCGTGCTGCCGATTGCCAGCGCCATGCGTGGCGTTGCCCGCAGCTACGAAGAAGCCGCCGCCACCCTCGGCGCCAGTCGCTTCCAGGTGTTCCGTCAGGTGGTGTTGCCCATGAGTCTGCCGGGAATCATTACCGGCGCGACTTTGGTGTTCGCCTACAACGCCAGCAGTTTCGTGGTGCCGTTGCTGCTCGGTGGCCGTCGCGTGCCGATGCTGGCGGTGATGGTGCATGACCAGATCGCCCCGCTGATGAACTGGCCCGCCGCGTCCGCCGCCGGCGTGGTGCTGATCGTCACCACCCTGGCGATCATGACGCTGTCCGAATACATCACTGGCCGTCGTCGGCGCATGCTGGAGGCTTCGCAATGA
- a CDS encoding extracellular solute-binding protein, whose protein sequence is MGEHDLNRRQFIKTVGVASVAAAAMSLPFVKANASDTRFAGKTLKLLTWSDDTGLAALRNIAATFEDKYGCKVVADRTGSTSEMVAKLKAGGDRPQYDIITLAGVGAEGLAAADLLEKPDLNRIPNLVDVPEKYRTGANGHGIGYLLWCNSLVYSTRTQKEAPTSYASLWDADAAPNIFLPPPNWTEAMDLIIIAAKLAGGDEHNIEPGFKKLAELKDRVVTLGENPNQIAELFRTGSLDMGGLYAPAFFPKQIRDPNYGLGATFGMKEGFYTDLMLSVMPKNRPGDTDMAYAFINHSLDPLVQGKMAEDIYNGPVNAKAIISAEARKSPYILTPEQISEKAIMHDNAFLATVHDQWIRRYTEIFSS, encoded by the coding sequence ATGGGCGAGCATGATCTGAACAGACGTCAATTCATCAAGACCGTGGGCGTAGCCTCGGTTGCCGCGGCGGCCATGAGCCTGCCGTTCGTCAAGGCCAACGCCAGCGACACCCGCTTTGCCGGCAAGACCCTGAAACTGCTGACCTGGTCCGATGACACCGGCCTGGCAGCACTGCGCAACATCGCCGCGACCTTCGAAGACAAGTACGGCTGCAAGGTCGTCGCCGACCGTACCGGCAGTACCTCGGAAATGGTCGCCAAGCTCAAGGCCGGCGGTGATCGTCCGCAATACGACATCATCACCCTGGCGGGCGTTGGTGCCGAAGGTCTGGCCGCCGCCGACCTGCTGGAAAAACCCGATCTGAACCGTATTCCCAACCTGGTCGACGTACCGGAGAAATACCGCACCGGCGCCAATGGCCACGGTATCGGTTACCTGCTCTGGTGCAACAGCCTGGTCTACAGCACCCGCACCCAGAAAGAAGCGCCGACCAGCTACGCCTCCCTGTGGGATGCCGATGCGGCGCCGAACATCTTCCTGCCGCCGCCGAACTGGACCGAGGCCATGGACCTGATCATCATCGCCGCCAAACTGGCCGGTGGTGACGAGCACAACATCGAGCCTGGCTTCAAGAAACTCGCCGAGCTCAAGGACCGCGTGGTGACCCTGGGTGAAAACCCGAACCAGATCGCCGAGCTGTTCCGCACCGGTTCCCTGGACATGGGCGGCCTGTACGCACCAGCCTTTTTCCCGAAACAGATCCGCGACCCGAACTACGGCCTGGGCGCCACCTTCGGCATGAAGGAGGGTTTCTACACCGACCTGATGCTCTCGGTGATGCCGAAGAACCGTCCGGGCGACACCGACATGGCCTACGCCTTCATCAACCACTCCCTGGACCCGCTGGTGCAGGGCAAGATGGCCGAAGACATCTACAACGGCCCGGTCAACGCCAAGGCGATCATCTCCGCCGAAGCACGCAAGAGCCCGTACATCCTGACTCCGGAGCAAATCTCCGAGAAGGCGATCATGCACGACAACGCCTTCCTGGCGACGGTGCATGACCAATGGATTCGTCGTTACACGGAAATCTTTTCTTCCTGA
- a CDS encoding aldehyde dehydrogenase family protein, with protein sequence MTLPTTLDGLYIDGQWSAGNEHLRVINPATEALLTTVVGGDEQAVEQAVSAATRAFADWSKTSGAERGAILRKIAAGVSAARERLMQLQSSNNGKPQFEAAIDVDDVIATFEYYAGLAEGLDAKQDSTVELPSDDFSARLRREPCGVVGLIVPWNFPMVTTAWKLAPALAAGCCVVLKPSEVTPLPELELATIIAQAGLPAGVFNLVCGTGLAVGAPLSADPRIAKISFTGSNAVGVQVMQRAAETVKGVSLELGGKSSLLVLADADIDLAVDVACGGGFFNAGQMCSATSRVLVADELADEFMTRLKARAEAIRVADPFDPNVEMGALVNQAQYQRVLGHIDRGLSAGATLVCGGNRPADLARGYFLQPTVFTDVPLDSALWCEEIFGPVICVRRFNSEAEAIALANDSQFGLVASVVSSNAETADRVANALQAGLVWINAPQVIFPQTAWGGYKQSSIGRELGPWGLQAFQEIKHVIRAV encoded by the coding sequence CTGACTCTGCCAACCACCCTGGACGGCCTGTACATCGACGGCCAATGGTCCGCCGGCAACGAGCACCTGCGGGTGATCAACCCGGCCACCGAAGCGCTGCTGACCACGGTGGTGGGCGGTGATGAACAAGCGGTCGAGCAGGCCGTCAGCGCGGCCACCCGGGCGTTCGCCGACTGGTCGAAGACCTCCGGCGCCGAGCGCGGCGCGATTCTGCGCAAGATCGCTGCCGGCGTGTCGGCTGCTCGTGAGCGCTTGATGCAGTTGCAGTCGAGCAACAACGGCAAGCCACAGTTCGAAGCGGCCATCGACGTCGATGATGTGATCGCTACCTTCGAGTACTACGCAGGTCTGGCCGAAGGCCTGGACGCGAAGCAGGACAGCACCGTCGAGCTGCCAAGCGATGATTTCAGTGCACGCCTGCGCCGCGAACCCTGCGGTGTAGTCGGCCTGATCGTGCCGTGGAACTTCCCGATGGTCACCACCGCCTGGAAACTCGCCCCGGCCCTGGCCGCCGGTTGCTGCGTGGTGCTCAAGCCATCGGAAGTGACGCCGCTGCCGGAACTTGAACTGGCAACCATCATTGCCCAAGCCGGTTTGCCGGCCGGTGTGTTCAACCTGGTTTGCGGTACCGGCCTGGCCGTGGGCGCGCCACTGTCGGCGGACCCGCGCATCGCCAAGATTTCCTTCACCGGCAGCAATGCGGTGGGCGTACAGGTCATGCAGCGCGCGGCGGAAACCGTCAAGGGTGTGAGCCTGGAACTGGGCGGCAAGTCGTCGCTGCTGGTGCTGGCTGATGCCGACATCGACCTGGCGGTGGACGTGGCCTGCGGTGGCGGTTTCTTCAACGCCGGGCAAATGTGCTCCGCCACCAGCCGCGTGCTGGTTGCCGATGAGTTGGCCGATGAATTCATGACCCGTCTGAAGGCCCGCGCCGAAGCGATTCGCGTGGCCGATCCGTTCGACCCGAATGTAGAGATGGGCGCACTGGTCAATCAGGCGCAATACCAGCGCGTGCTCGGCCACATCGATCGCGGCCTGAGTGCCGGCGCCACGTTGGTGTGCGGCGGCAATCGTCCGGCGGATCTTGCGCGCGGATATTTTTTGCAGCCGACGGTCTTCACCGACGTGCCCCTGGACAGTGCGCTGTGGTGTGAGGAGATCTTCGGCCCGGTGATCTGCGTACGTCGTTTCAACTCCGAAGCCGAGGCGATCGCCCTGGCCAACGACAGTCAGTTCGGTCTGGTGGCCAGCGTGGTCAGCAGCAATGCCGAAACGGCGGATCGCGTCGCCAACGCCCTGCAGGCGGGGCTTGTATGGATCAACGCACCGCAGGTGATCTTCCCGCAGACCGCCTGGGGTGGCTACAAGCAGAGCAGCATCGGCCGCGAATTGGGGCCGTGGGGCTTGCAGGCTTTCCAGGAAATCAAACACGTGATTCGGGCTGTCTGA
- a CDS encoding 5-guanidino-2-oxopentanoate decarboxylase, translating into MATCGEVLVKLLEGYGVEQVFGIPGVHTVELYRGLARSSINHVTPRHEQGAGFMADGYARTSGKPGVCFIITGPGMTNITTAMGQAYADSIPMLVISSVQSRSQLGGGRGKLHELPNQSALCAGVAEFSHTLMSASELPVVLARAFALFQAGRPRPVHIEIPLDVLVEEADDLLASLPVNIDRAGAAPSAVSRMTELLASAQRPLILAGGGAIDAAAELTQLAELLDAPVALTINAKGMLASAHPLLIGSTQSLVATRALVAEADVVLAIGTELAETDYDVTFKGGFEIPGKLLRIDIDPDQTVRNYPPHVALVADSRNAAQALLSSLSHKTLAARSNDWGHVRAARLREELAASWDAPTLAQTHFLETVLRELPDAVFVGDSTQPVYTGNLTFNPERPRRWFNSSTGYGTLGYALPAAIGAWLGGSTESGTRPPVVCLIGDGGLQFTLPELASAVEARTPVIVLLWNNQGYEEIKKYMVNRAIEPVGVDIYTPDFIGVAKALGCAAEAVSDADKLRIALRAAADRQGPTLIEIDQTAWTQAVSK; encoded by the coding sequence ATGGCGACGTGCGGCGAAGTATTGGTCAAGTTACTCGAAGGTTACGGTGTCGAGCAGGTATTCGGCATTCCGGGCGTTCATACCGTGGAGCTGTATCGCGGGCTGGCCCGTTCGAGCATCAACCACGTCACCCCGCGCCACGAGCAGGGCGCCGGCTTCATGGCCGACGGCTATGCCCGCACCAGCGGCAAGCCGGGTGTGTGCTTCATCATCACCGGCCCTGGCATGACCAACATCACCACCGCGATGGGTCAGGCCTACGCCGACTCGATCCCGATGCTGGTGATTTCCAGCGTGCAATCGCGCAGCCAGTTGGGCGGCGGTCGCGGCAAGCTGCACGAACTGCCGAACCAGAGCGCGCTGTGTGCCGGTGTCGCCGAGTTCTCCCACACCCTGATGTCGGCGTCCGAGTTGCCGGTCGTGCTGGCCCGCGCCTTCGCGCTGTTCCAGGCCGGTCGTCCACGCCCGGTACACATCGAAATCCCGTTGGACGTACTGGTTGAAGAAGCCGACGACCTGCTCGCCAGCCTGCCGGTCAACATCGACCGCGCCGGTGCCGCACCTTCCGCCGTCAGCCGCATGACTGAACTGCTGGCCAGCGCCCAGCGTCCGCTGATCCTCGCTGGCGGCGGCGCCATCGATGCTGCCGCCGAGCTGACCCAGCTGGCCGAACTGCTGGACGCACCGGTGGCCCTGACCATCAACGCCAAGGGCATGCTCGCATCCGCTCACCCGCTGTTGATCGGTTCGACCCAGAGCCTGGTCGCCACCCGTGCCCTGGTGGCCGAGGCCGACGTGGTGCTGGCCATCGGTACCGAGCTGGCCGAGACCGACTACGACGTCACCTTCAAAGGTGGTTTCGAGATTCCCGGCAAGCTGCTGCGCATCGACATCGATCCGGACCAGACCGTGCGCAACTACCCGCCGCACGTGGCCTTGGTAGCTGACTCGCGCAACGCCGCCCAGGCCTTGCTCAGCTCGCTGTCCCACAAGACCCTGGCCGCGCGCAGCAACGATTGGGGCCACGTGCGTGCCGCCCGTCTGCGCGAAGAACTGGCTGCCAGCTGGGATGCCCCGACCCTGGCCCAGACGCATTTCCTGGAAACCGTTCTGCGCGAATTGCCGGACGCGGTATTCGTCGGCGACTCGACCCAACCGGTGTACACCGGCAACCTGACGTTCAACCCGGAGCGCCCGCGCCGCTGGTTCAACTCGTCCACTGGCTACGGCACCCTCGGTTATGCCTTGCCGGCGGCGATTGGCGCCTGGCTCGGCGGCAGCACTGAGAGCGGCACCCGCCCACCGGTGGTGTGCCTGATCGGTGACGGCGGCCTGCAATTCACCCTGCCGGAACTGGCCAGCGCCGTTGAAGCGCGCACCCCGGTGATCGTGCTGCTGTGGAACAACCAGGGTTACGAAGAGATCAAGAAATACATGGTCAACCGCGCCATCGAGCCGGTGGGCGTGGACATCTACACCCCGGACTTCATCGGTGTGGCCAAGGCCCTGGGCTGTGCGGCGGAAGCCGTCAGCGACGCCGACAAGCTGCGCATTGCCCTGCGTGCCGCCGCCGATCGTCAGGGGCCCACCCTGATCGAAATCGACCAGACCGCGTGGACCCAGGCGGTGTCGAAATGA
- a CDS encoding LysR substrate-binding domain-containing protein, giving the protein MKRLPPLPALHTFLITAQCCNFTRAAEQLHITQGAVSRQIAGLEDFLGYELFIRQARGLDLTAEGREWLPRVQQIFGLIDEAVEQIGEKRETLQLKAPTCVMRWLLPRLLQWQRERPDVPVELTTTVKHGVDFHLEQFDAAVMYGAPPDRALESHLLFDEQLTPVCSRPMLEGTLALQAPTDLQHHLLLHPTRDERDWKAWLKAADVHLTNVSKGQHFETLDLAMSMASQGTGVAIGDWSLIGDDLNAGRLVMPFDLKVKTGLAYYLVFPEKPAPSPKLRELMGWLVEQAQSR; this is encoded by the coding sequence ATGAAACGACTGCCTCCCCTGCCGGCGCTGCACACTTTTCTGATTACCGCGCAGTGCTGCAATTTCACCCGGGCCGCCGAGCAACTGCACATCACCCAGGGCGCGGTCAGCCGGCAGATCGCCGGGCTGGAAGATTTTCTCGGTTATGAGTTGTTCATCCGTCAGGCCCGGGGCCTGGACCTGACCGCCGAGGGACGTGAATGGCTGCCACGGGTGCAGCAGATTTTCGGCCTGATCGACGAGGCGGTGGAGCAGATCGGCGAGAAGCGCGAAACCCTGCAACTCAAGGCCCCGACCTGCGTCATGCGCTGGTTGCTGCCGCGCTTGCTGCAATGGCAGCGGGAGCGGCCGGACGTGCCGGTGGAATTGACCACCACGGTCAAGCACGGGGTGGATTTTCATCTGGAGCAATTCGATGCGGCGGTGATGTATGGCGCGCCACCGGATCGCGCGCTGGAGTCGCACCTGCTGTTTGATGAACAACTCACCCCGGTCTGCTCCCGGCCCATGCTCGAAGGCACGTTGGCCTTGCAGGCGCCGACGGACTTGCAGCACCACCTGTTGCTGCACCCCACCCGCGATGAACGGGACTGGAAAGCCTGGTTGAAAGCGGCGGATGTGCATTTGACCAATGTCAGCAAGGGCCAGCATTTCGAAACCCTGGACCTGGCGATGTCGATGGCGTCCCAGGGGACTGGCGTGGCGATCGGCGACTGGTCGCTGATCGGCGATGACCTGAATGCCGGACGGCTGGTCATGCCTTTCGATCTGAAGGTAAAAACCGGGCTGGCGTATTACCTGGTTTTCCCGGAGAAACCCGCGCCTTCGCCGAAGTTGCGTGAGTTGATGGGGTGGTTGGTGGAGCAGGCGCAGTCGCGCTGA